A region of the Littorina saxatilis isolate snail1 linkage group LG12, US_GU_Lsax_2.0, whole genome shotgun sequence genome:
tttgtttttttttaaatccacgtgcacaagacaaaaactttcatactgggggagcgagccattctgaagagtactcgggtccagcgccagcgttttttattattgtgtagcgccgtactgtattgGCAGCTCGCTTCACCCAGTGAAAAAGCAGCCctaatttccatgagggtaacctcacaggactatatgaaatcttatccttaaCCTTATATATTATACGCTCAACCATCGACGTTCAAATATTATCAAGTAACGATGCCATCTGAAACACACACTCAGACGACGATCGGCGATGGCAAACTTAAAACGAAGCTGTCCCGATGCCCCTGTCCATACTGCTTCTCCACGAAATCACCGCCATCTCACGTTGCTCGCTCCCTCGTTCAAGATCGCTCGGGATGGCCAACTCAAACTAACACACAGTCTCGAGTGTAGGTTCAGAAGAAGAGCTGAGAGAAAAGTTTATGCCACTGTCTGTACTGATCCGGGGCATCTTCGTTTGGTCGTCATCGTCTCCGTTACCGTCCCTTTTATCCGCCATCATGGCAGCTGGATCGTTCAAGATGGCGCTGCTGTCTGTTCTCAAGAGCTGGTGACGGGCCAGTGATGTGAACATGCCCCCTAGGGTCAGGAGCTCAGAGGGCGAGCCCTGTTCGACCACACGACCCCTGTGGATGACCACTACGCGGTCCGCTTTCTCAACCGTGCTTAGGCGGTGAGCTATGATGAGAACGGTGCGTCCCTCTCGGCTGCTGTTCAGTGCTTCCTGGACCTGCACACACAGCAGGGTTAATTATATACaacaccgatacatgcacagcctggccgTGGTGACCTTACGATTAATGTTCTACTGCTAATATGTTGAAGTCACAGAGGCAAACTTCGTTCTGAAAATTCGTTGTCACTTCCTAGGGAGACATATGCAGAAGAAGTAATTTGGGAATTTTAACGTGACGCCATTATTCACGTTGTGTCGTCTTTGCGAACTCTTTTTGGCTTTTGTGTCAAAGATATCAGTTCGAAAGAGAGGTTCAAAAAGAGACAtcttggttggttgttgtttttaaatcgatatcGTATGTCTTTAAAGTCAAGAACAGTGTCCCAAATTGAAGGAAGCTGTTGCTTTGTACCTAACTGTACAGACGGAGAAAAATGTGTGTTGAAACAGAGGCAAACTCATGGTAAAAAGcaataattttgactttgaaactcTATTCATTCCATAAGCCTAATTTCAATTTTCAGGGGACATAACTACAACTACTGTTGACATAGATAATTTATTTGGGACACTGTTCATTTATTTCTCTCGCCAGGAGACTTGTTCTGAATAACTCTCACTAGCTGTTGTTGTCTATTTTAGAGTACTTAGTACTACCCTTTATTTCCCAGGTCTTATCTTAGATCTCggcccttttttttcttttctttttttttctttttttctttctttcactacgttttactgacaggggaagaaaaaaaaacgaaaaagaaaaaagggaaGAAAGGAAAGGtacgaagaaaagaagaaagaaacaaacgaaggagaagaaaaaTTAACTCAACTTGTCGAAGATTATCAAAAAGTATCAAGGCTATTatcctttttctttttatttaaatttttttttttaaactgtctacaaaaacaaaagaCGTAGATGAAAGATATTGCTGTCGCCAGGGTCTCAGAAACATAGCTTTCAAGCATTTTTCTCACGAGCGCATGTTTTTTTAAGGTTACAGtaataatgattttttttaaataagcaaataaatgaataaatagataaataaaagaagagagagagagagagagagagagagagagagagagagagagagagagagagagagagagagagagagagagagagcggataAGATTTGTGTATTAAAAGATGTGACACAGTCATTAACGGGTCATGCATTAAGCTGACCTTGGATTCGGACTGCGAGTCAAGCGCACTGGTAGCTTCATCCAGAAGCAGCACGGCTGGTTGTCTGACCAAGGCCCGATCAATGGCAAGTCTCTGTTTCTGCCCTCCTGTAAATGTTGATCAGTGTTGACAAATACGGAAAGTGTCAGAAGCTCAAGTCTAGCAAACTGTCCGCCACCAACAAAATACAGTGGTTAGTAGTAACACATTTCAGTAGCTTCACTTTGCATTTCAAAACGTTAGAAAGCGTTTTTCAAAGAAAGTGCTCGCACTCccgcacactcgcacgcacacacgaacgcacgcacgcacgcacgcacgcacgcacgcacacatttgAACTTGacataaaaaaggaaaaaaaataacaacagaTATACAAACAATGTAGATCTTACATAATCAAGAACACTATATGAGACCTGTGTCCCAAAAATAACAACCAGTAAGGGAaatcattaaaaaataaatatgtacatgatCATTCAACCATTTATAAAACACGACCGATATTCCACTGTATGGGTACCGTACCAGACATTTGCAGCCCTTTTTCTCCAGCCAAGGTTTCATAACCATTGGACATTGCGCAGATAAAGTCATGCGCGTTGGCCTGCTTCGCAGCGGAAATGATGTCAGCATCCGGGCATGCGTCAAGGCCGTATGCAATGTTGTCTTTGATACTGCGCGAGAATAGCGCTGGTTCTTGTCCCACTAGAGACATCTGAATATGGCACAACCACAGAAACCGTGAGTTTGAAAGAGTATGAGTTATCTACTACTCTTTGTAAACTTTCTCACCAAATAaactaagggaagtaagcgctctaaatgcatacgacatttGTAACAGAATATGTTAGAGTAATTCGTGAACCAATGTCCtgacacctgagagaataacaagcattgaaatgaacaagcaactttccTCCTCAAAAGTTCTACCAAAGTTATAATTCTGACACTTTTCACGGGGAAAGAAAACATTTTTCTTCCACTATCAATTACCCTCAAAATGTTCGTGGATGTAGATATTTAGTTTGTGAATGTTTCATGTCGTATATTATTGAACGTTCTATAATCTTAACAGTgcctgttttattttttttccaaaaaaaccaaacaaatggACAGACGAACGGACGAACAAAGAAAACGAATGAAGCAACTGGGAAAGACGGATTAAATGAAGGACTGGTTAAGTGACTAACTAAACTCACTGACTGAATCATTGACCGGACAAGAGCCTGGCTGGCGGGTTGAATCTTTAATCCCTCGTTTTTGTTAACacaattaaaaatcaaaaatcaatcCTCAGGACACACCGCGAATGAAGCTGTCAGCAACCCATTCAACCCGTTTATATGTTGCACAAGAAGAAAACGAAAGAGGAGAAGATTAATTTCAAATATTATGAAACActattccggaaataactctgtcgggtttttaaagagttgtggaagagtggtttcccttgtttATTCTTGTGTTTTCATAACTGAGGCAAactacacgtgacattgtaggcttgcctcagtgtttctatgaaaaCAAGGGAAAAACAACTCTACCACAACCAGAACAAACTGGACAAAATTATTTCCGAATATCGTCATTTCCCAAAGATCATACCTTGGCGTGCAGACAGCGGTGGTCATAGTGTTCCACGGGGATACCGTCGAGCAGCACGTGTCCTGAGTGAGGCCGGTAGAAGTTCTGCAGCAGTGACACACAGGTGGACTTCCCGCCGCCACTGGGGCCCACCAGCGCCACCACCTCGCCTGACTTCACCCGGAACGACAGCTTCTGTGATGTAGAGATGCACGTTATATAaacgcctggagccaattgctgggactcgcgctatagaaaagctTGTTACTATAAGTATTATTAGTATtttgagttatttctaatatgatTACTGTGAGCaagtgataacagacatgtcgagaaaatgaATATCAATATGAGCCGTTGAGGCTATGGGCCACTAGTGTCACTATGACCGTTTTAACATTTAGCTGGTCACCTGAttcagtcctgattggtcaaatagcCATATACGGCACTGACATGGTAATAATAGACGATGTCTATGTCACGTTTTCATGGGTTGTGGAAGGGTTGCTTTCCCTTgattccatagaaacactgagtcAAGCCTtcaatgtcacgtgtagcttgcctcagtgtttctgtgGAAAATCAGGGTAAAAAACTAGGGGAATCTACTCTTCCATGACCTTCAACATTTGGACAGAGTTATTCCCGGAATTAGTCTATTGATCTTAATACATGGATGTTGCTGGGATTCATTTTCGCCGGTACATTTGCTGAAAAGGCCATAACATTGTCGGCAATTTTCGGAAGGTTTATGCAGTTTTTGCTTCGCTTTTATCCCACCGTGAAAAAGTTCGACAAATTCTGCCAAAGTAACGGCAAAGTTTTCAGCGATTGTAGACACCGTATGGCATCCCCGTAACATACAGAACTTTGTAGTATTTCACTCAAACAAGAAAATAAATACACACATTAAATCTATATAAAAATAAGcctgtaaaataaaacaatttaaACAGAGACTCACGTTCAGGACAGTCTGATGAGGCCTGGAGGGGTACGAGAAAGAAACGTCCTTGAACTCCACCTCGCCCCGTAAGTAGCTCTTGACCAATGTTCCTGTGGCTGTGTGGCTGGGTTTTCTTCTGAGATACTGCAGGACAACTTGAGACGCTCCAATTCCTTTTGTCAGCAAACCGAAGACCGAGTTGATGATCTGGGAAGGAGAGGAATcgctttgagagagagagagagagagagagagagagagagagagagagacagacagacagacagacagacagacagacagacagacggacagacaagcagagaaaaagagagagagagagagatagagagagagagagggggggatagagagagagagagagggggggagagagagagagagggactgaagacagagagagaggcgaagagagagggagagagagagagagagagagagagagagagagagagagagagagagagagagagagagagagagagagagaagaagaagaagaagaagaagaagaagaagaagaagaagaagaagcataaCAGAGGTGCGATTTTTACACCAAACAAGCAGGTCCTCGCAAGAATGGTTTAATGAGCCTATAGCAGAGATAGCATTAAACGGTAGTTTCTTGCAATTTTAGTTGTTCAGATCTAACAATACCAGAAACAAAACTGTCAGTAAGCCTGCTGTTAGTTAGACTAATAATAATATCCGTTGACACTCTTTTAGGGAGGAGTCACTGCACACGTACTGTATAGTTTGCCCtgtatagctcagttggtagcgcgctggatttgtattcagttggccgttgtcagcgtgagttcgatcccaggttcggcggaaatttatttcagagtcaactttgtgtgcaaactctcttcggtgtccgaactcccccccccccccccccccccccccccccccgtgtacactacattgggtgtgcacgttaaagatcccacgattgacaaaagggtctttcctggcaaaattgctttggcacagttaataattgtctacctatacccgtgtgacttggaataataggccgtgaaaggtaaatatgcgccgaaatggctgcaattactggccgtataaaatttcatctcacacggcatcactgctgagcgcctagaactgtacccacggaatatgcgcgatataagcctcattgattgattgattgatactgtcTTATGAAAGAGTTAGGACAGTTTTTACTAACACTGTATCATTTAACACTCACTTGCACACAAGTGTTGACCATGTTGAGGAACATGACAAAAGTTACAAGGTCCCCACCGGACAGGATGTGACGCTGAACAAGATGGCCGCCGTACAGCAAAGCACAGACTTGCAGAAAACTAAGGATCAGCTGAAAATATGAACAAAATATAAGATCAAATGTGTCTAGGTGTCTCTGGTATTTAAAGGGGTCAAACGACGATGTAAAGGACATATTGAAAGACGGAGCTGGTGCCCCTTTATCGATttagaactctctctctctctctctctctctctctctctctctctctctctctctctctgtttctctctctctctttctctctctctctctctctttctctctctctctctccctcactctctctctctttctctttctctctctctctctctctctctctctctctctctctctctctctctctctctctctctctctagcaagaatgcattgccgctatcactaacctctatatattttgttgattatgataatgatgtcgacgatgatgttgatgaagttgttgttgtgtgtgtgtgtgcgtgtgcgtgtgtgtgtgtgtgtgagtgtgtgtgtgtgtgtgtgtgtttgtttgtgtgtgtgtgtgtgtgtgtgagtgtgtgtgttgtattgagtgcgaacgtgattgcaggcatgcggcgcgcgtgtgtgtgcgagtcgaattttcttttcctttgtattatcttgacatacatgtacatttcaatgttctattatgcattatgtagtcgtataggtaatgttgtaattagtaatactgtatgattgcgattgacaattgtccttttattgtctttatctttatgtcttagtttagcagggacagattgtaagactaggcgtgagcctaaaatctccatccttgagtaataaagttcgttcgttcgttcgttctctctctctctctctctctctctctctctctctctctctctctctctctctctctctctcagtctctctctctctctcttccaacacacacacacacacaactatctCTCCATCCCGTCCTcccgccacaaacacacactcatgcactcCTAACACATGACATACCAAGGTGAGAGGCTGGAAAGTGCTGTGGGTCCATGCCTCTATCTTTCCGTTGCCATAGAGCCGCGTGACGGCACGGTGGAAGAGCTGCGTTTCCCTGGCTTCCATGGCAAAACTGCGCACGGTGCGAATGTTGGCAAAGTTCTCTTCAGCCTGCTCGCCCATCCTCGCCATGATCTCTTGAGACGATTTGCTGGTTGCCTGACGTTGaagagttgttttgttttgtattgttttgttttgcttttgggAAATATTTAGTTATTTTTAGTTTGGTTTGgtctggttttgttttcttttgtttgctttgtccggcttcgtttgtttgttgttgttgttggtttttttggtttttttgtggtatgttttaaaaaaaattgtttttgttataATCCTTCTTCGTCATTTCCTCGCATGAAAGACGACGCTACACAACACCCATACATAATGTGCGATGCTTGGTATGGTCATGACATGTTGATTTGagttccgtcgcgatataaccttgaacggttgaaaacgacgttacacaccaaataaagaaagaaaagatttgAGTTCATCAAAGCAACAGGTTTCCTTTTGCAAGGATGTATGTCATATGAACCTCCTTCCCCCTTAACTGACAAAATTGCCCTATGTTGGGCCTCCAATGACGAGTTTAAGTAGTCCAAAATCAGCTCAAATCACTGATACAGTCGAACCTATCTATGACCACACAAGGAAGCGATCAAAAATACTATTTTTATTGCTATATCTAGACAACTCGTCCCcttggaaaggtgaattatatagaaaacATATATCTGGGATCCTTTGGGATGGTCTTTATCGACCagtggtcgttatcgagaggtagTCGTGATGGAGATGTGGTCgctatcgagaggtggtcgttatggagaAGTAATTGCCATGGAAGTTTCAACTGTACCTTCATAACGACACCGTAGATGTGGGATGAAACAGCGAAGGCGGGTAGACAGATGACTGAGAGCACCGACAGCTGCCACGACGTTTGTACCATTAACATCATCACACCGACTGAAACAGTTGTCAAAGAATATCTGAAACTGAGATAACGTCAGTGCCATTATGAACTATCACGCGCTGAAAGCCATCATGATATATCCAGGGGTTTATATGATTATGCTACGTGTAGTCTTCCACTTGAACAGTAGGCCTTTAACCAAACTTTGCTTATCTGGATTttgttgtttggtttaaacaaaactttattcaatttctaTCATGACAAAAAACAGTGCATGGATTTTACGACTactaactcaagcatataatgcctATTTTGAGCAATCATAGAAAgtacaaaacaaatgttaacatGATGGCGGGCTAAATACATTAACTCCTTTCATGAAAcgataaaaacagaaaaacctggtacacaaacaaacagaaacgggGAGGGCTTGGTAATACAGAAGGTGGGTAAAGGGCACGAGAGGATAGAAATAGGAATAAGGGGAAAAGGAGAAAACATgatgaagaagacttggagcgccagatTTTGTTGTTTCTGTCTATCTTTAGATtttgaaaggtgtttttttgccaatgtgtgtgtgcttgtttgtttgtttgttgctttctttctttgtctgtctgtctgtctgtgtctgcatgtgcgTGCCTTCCTGCCTGCATGTCTGTCCGTTCCTCTCCCTCTGTTCGCTTGTTTGCTGATCCTTCGGTTGATTGGCTTGGATGCACAGTTGCATTAACGTGTATATCTGACCAAGAACCAAATAAAACTGACCTCCACAGAAGAGTCCCTTAAGGCAGAGGTCAAGGTTGGGGGAGAGGCTGTCGCCCATAACAGCCACGTCAGACAGCACACGGGCCACCAGCTCCCCTGTGGATACAGTTCAACATACACGTGTTGTTTGAGAGACTGCATTATTAAGGCGTACTATCTACATTTGGGGAAAGTTTTCAGgcgaatagacgattttcgaaaataactctgtcgggacTTTCAGCGGTTTGGAAGAGTAAAAGCCCAGGCGCCGCGGCCTTTACATCGGACAAGGTTTTCACAACATAGCATAGCACACACATCAAAGTTATTTGTTCGTCCCGATCGCAGGTTAAAGCCGACAGGAAGCGTGGAACAtgctccggatgttgtgaaaagTGTGTCCGAGGTAAAGGGGCTCCTACCCGAGAGGCTTCAATGTCGATTACCTCAGGGATGGGCATTTTCCCTTAGTTTTAAACCCTTTAGTAtcaattcttcttttttctctcgatAGGGCAGACTTATCTTACGACAAACTGCAACACTGGATTACGCCCCAAAAAACAACTCCTTTCCGCCTTTATCCCGCTCGCGGCAAGTAACTGAGCATGCGACATGCTATCTGCGGTCTGCGACAGGAACATATTTTGTGCCGACCCCTGATACCTGTTTCATGGTGATCGAAGAAATCCAGATCTTGAGTCATGACGGAGCTAAACAATCCCACCCGTATGCGAGCAGTCACGCGGGCCACGTACATGCTGAACATCCAAGTACGTGCCCACGTACAAAACGATCTGCAACAGAAACACCATTCAAGTGCACACATTCAGatcataaggcctaaaaaaaaaatatgtatggttacggtaacccgacctaccctatttttaggggccgaccctataactttttattacatttgtcaacaacaacaaaaatgaaaacacaACCTAATATTTCACCAAGCATGGAAACACTGACAATTGGGGTCTAATACAAGATCACCTCCCTTAGTTTTAAACTTACAGACAAGCAGCAACGACGGCCAGACGGGTAATGGCGGCGCGAAAAGCCTGCTGGGAAGGATCCAGCACCAAACCGTCTATGACTTTTCCGATGTAACAGGGAATCAGAATCTCACCTGGAAACAGCATAGGTTAGTCTTTATCATTAATGTGTGAGAGAAACTCGTCGTTACCGTTGGCATCTCACACAAATGATCACCCTGCCTCGATGGAAGTTGGCCAAACGACCCGTAGAGTTTCTGTCCTGTAGTCGAACCGATTGGTTTCGAAAATGAATTTTACGATTGAGCGGTCAAATGACATTTTTCGTtggcacaaaaagttaaggatactTTTTCAGGGGTATGGCCCATATGGTAAAACGCAGCGTTTCGCTCAGAAACGTACATGAATTTGAAGATCTGCCTTATGTTCTGCTCAAAAGAGTGTTCGTTTGTTTTGAACAGTTTTTGGACATTACGTCATTGGTCCTAAACCACACCGACCCTCAAAAATGGGTCCAAAtaacgcctaccctcaaaagtGGTCCCAGGTCATCACACCTACACTCAAAAGTTGGTCTCTAGACTACATTTGTAAATCAACAGTGGCGTTCTTTGACGGTATATGATTCATCTGCGACGTCAAACCGGTCACCTAAACTGAGAGATATTTGACATTTTTACATCAGAACTGACTAACTTACATGCAACAGACCCAAGGAGAAAGAGAAGACCGCACAGGATGAAGGGCATATCCGGGAGAGATATCTTCACAAGCTGACACACTGCTGAGCGTGGTGGCTCGCCTTTCTGGACACAATTGTGTGTTGTAAATAATCAATGTTATGTCATAacaataatataataataataataataataattataataataataatgagagcttatatagcgcgaaccacagtgaactgtgctctccgcgctttacatattaactatgaataaaacccatactatttaaacatcaaatacatatacCTTCTAACaaaaataacgtaacaataaacttacagcaACACATTCTCCCCTTATGGACAATACCAtgcattgtcatcattttcacgagttttcattcacaaacacctgggaaataaatctcatgtttcccatgcaataaatcgaggtggtgaatgggtttgagctttcaggtgaaacgtggattgtcaaagtaaaagccaatcaggctgattgtttgatgtgtggaaccatcgcagctttggatttgtgtttccgaggacaacgattgtaagcattcactctcaaagacccaatcaatgttgacaattaccgcggcgactcatggtcaatttgcaacttatctctgtaatcacaaaatccacaacgaaaagtcataaacacttaaaaagaaaagaaatatgctcaacacttactgaactcacacgtatgatcgcagctctgtacattttcagactggaagaaaagcgtcaacaagctacgtttgacgtcacatacaaggttgacgtgttatcttgagctactgtgacgatgctttgtggcctggagttggattctaaaaattcgtctccctgtggctgtgggttattgtgcattttgttgcacaaccaaaatgatgacaaaaacgatgtttggtggcttgttgacagaccagcattttgttgttggtcctcggggagcatatcgccttttgtctcatatttatcaaccgcggccttcggccttggtcgataaagatgaaacaaaagacgatatggtccccttggaccaacaaaaaagctggtctgtcaacaagccaccaaacatcttataatagaTGCACAACTCACAATCACAATAAATCATGTACAATGAAAATAAtgaacaaaatgaacaaaacaagTTTGCTCATTAAGTGAGTAAAATAAAATTGAACATTGTCTTGTACGCATTAACACCTGTCTGTTAACTTTTTcagtaaaaatataaaatgttaaaaaaaagatttcagTGAGATGTCGTGGTGGTCATTTAATTGCTTGGTGTCATTTTAATGTGGGGAATTCTGGGTGAAGAATCATTGCGGAAGAAAGTATGATAAGAGGTCCATGCTGTCTGTTTTAGTTTAGAGTTTGTGCTCAGCGTTCGCTCGCGCCATGCAAAGTCAATACGTATAAAAGAACTGAATAGAAGGACAAATGTAAGTCGGTTATAAGAGGAGCAATCAACGTTACATGGATATGTGTATATCGTCTCCATTGTCGTCgtcgccgtcgtcgtcgtcatcgttgtcGTCGTAGTCGTCATTATCACCATTTTCGGTGCACTTTacatgaaggggggggggcggggatgtCTTAGCACGCACCTGTGCCAAACAAATTAACGAAACTTTACAGAAAAATTAAAGAgccttgaatttttttttcgtaCCTGGCTTAGGACAGACCAGAGATCCGGAGGTGACTAAAATTTGAATCATCAAATTGCGTTAGAATTCAGACAAGAGGGATTACGGTTGACGGGTTTTATTGCTTAATAAACCAAAACCATATAGGTCCGCAGGCGCAGTTTGTGAATGTGCTTTTTAAGTAAGGTTCTTCATATCaggtgattgtaaaaaaaaataccgttCATCCCTCCCTTAATCCATCCCTTgataataaaacaaaatcaagCTCGACGACAcgagattctttctttctttatttggtgtttaacgtcgttttcaaccattcaaggttataacgACACGAGATGTCTTATCGACTTTACGAATGCTTGAGGCGCCAGTGATCATTTACAAAGAAACTGAAAGATCTGTCGTTAACTTGAATAAACTTCTGTCGGAAATAGGCTCAGGCATAGGCTTGGGTCACGCGTAATTCCGGTTCTGCTATACTTATTCATTCACTGATCATGTGGGTTACCTAATAGCCTTCTCCGTACAGTGGCAGTTTTATTGCCAGGTGAACAGCTccttttgactaaatgttttaacatagaggggggaatcgagacgagggtcgtggtgtatgtgtgtgtgtgtgtgtgtgtgtgtgtgtgtgtgtgtgtgtgtgtgtgtgtgtgtgtgtgtgtgtgtgtctgtgtgtgtgtgtagagcgattcagactaaactactgggccgatctttatgaaatttgacatgagagttcctgggtatgatatccccggacgtttttttcatttcttcgataaatac
Encoded here:
- the LOC138982506 gene encoding ABC-type oligopeptide transporter ABCB9-like, with the protein product MTSGWIKRYPGSTQEEMPLLRGEKIKEEKSEAKGEPPRSAVCQLVKISLPDMPFILCGLLFLLGSVACEILIPCYIGKVIDGLVLDPSQQAFRAAITRLAVVAACLSFCTWARTWMFSMYVARVTARIRVGLFSSVMTQDLDFFDHHETGELVARVLSDVAVMGDSLSPNLDLCLKGLFCGVGVMMLMVQTSWQLSVLSVICLPAFAVSSHIYGVVMKATSKSSQEIMARMGEQAEENFANIRTVRSFAMEARETQLFHRAVTRLYGNGKIEAWTHSTFQPLTLLILSFLQVCALLYGGHLVQRHILSGGDLVTFVMFLNMVNTCVQIINSVFGLLTKGIGASQVVLQYLRRKPSHTATGTLVKSYLRGEVEFKDVSFSYPSRPHQTVLNKLSFRVKSGEVVALVGPSGGGKSTCVSLLQNFYRPHSGHVLLDGIPVEHYDHRCLHAKMSLVGQEPALFSRSIKDNIAYGLDACPDADIISAAKQANAHDFICAMSNGYETLAGEKGLQMSGGQKQRLAIDRALVRQPAVLLLDEATSALDSQSESKVQEALNSSREGRTVLIIAHRLSTVEKADRVVVIHRGRVVEQGSPSELLTLGGMFTSLARHQLLRTDSSAILNDPAAMMADKRDGNGDDDDQTKMPRISTDSGINFSLSSSSEPTLETVC